A genomic region of Methylobacterium durans contains the following coding sequences:
- a CDS encoding winged helix-turn-helix transcriptional regulator: MRKALANPEIETRRRSPVPTETDPAIEALVQDIIGKVADKWTMLILEALQEHGTLRFTQLAKAVGRISQKMLTQTVRQMEQDGLVHRTVHPVIPPHVDYTLTPLGESLSAAFCGVWIWAETHHAEILRARETFAAARRP, encoded by the coding sequence ATGCGCAAGGCTTTAGCCAATCCGGAAATCGAAACGCGTCGGCGATCCCCGGTCCCGACCGAGACAGATCCGGCCATCGAAGCCCTGGTCCAGGACATCATCGGCAAGGTCGCCGACAAGTGGACCATGCTGATCCTCGAGGCTCTGCAGGAGCATGGCACGCTGCGCTTCACCCAGCTCGCCAAGGCGGTGGGGCGCATCAGCCAGAAGATGCTGACGCAGACTGTGCGGCAGATGGAGCAGGACGGGCTGGTGCACCGGACGGTGCATCCGGTCATCCCGCCCCACGTCGACTACACGCTCACGCCGCTCGGCGAGAGCCTGAGCGCCGCGTTCTGCGGCGTCTGGATCTGGGCGGAGACGCACCACGCCGAGATCCTGAGGGCACGTGAGACATTCGC
- a CDS encoding SDR family oxidoreductase: protein MKTSGNTILITGGGSGIGQALAHRFHDLGNTVIVAGRRTQALQQTIAGRRNMHAMAFDADRAEGVEDFAWRLVSEHPALNVLVNNAGIMRFEALDERRDLSDTEATVTTNLLGPIRLTNALVEHLSRQPDAALINVTSGLAFVPLVATPTYSATKAAMHSYTVALREALKGKIEVIELVPPAVQTDLTPGQSTREGYLPLADFIDEVMSLFQQQPTPGEILVQRVGFQRNAEAEDRFDEAVTMLNEIARKARDARK, encoded by the coding sequence GTGAAGACGTCGGGTAACACCATCCTCATCACCGGCGGCGGTTCCGGTATCGGACAGGCTCTCGCCCACCGTTTCCATGACCTCGGCAACACCGTCATCGTCGCCGGTCGCCGCACGCAGGCGCTGCAGCAGACGATCGCCGGGCGCCGGAACATGCATGCCATGGCATTCGACGCCGACAGAGCCGAGGGCGTCGAAGACTTCGCTTGGCGCTTGGTCTCTGAGCACCCCGCCCTCAACGTACTCGTCAATAATGCCGGGATCATGCGCTTCGAGGCCCTCGACGAGCGCCGCGATCTCTCGGACACGGAGGCGACCGTCACCACCAACCTGCTTGGCCCCATCCGGCTGACCAATGCTCTCGTCGAGCATCTGAGCCGGCAGCCCGACGCGGCGCTCATCAACGTCACCTCGGGCCTGGCCTTCGTGCCGCTCGTCGCAACCCCGACCTACTCGGCGACCAAAGCGGCCATGCACAGCTACACGGTGGCGCTCCGGGAAGCGCTCAAGGGAAAGATCGAGGTGATCGAGCTGGTGCCGCCGGCGGTCCAGACCGACCTCACACCGGGCCAATCTACGCGGGAAGGCTACCTGCCGCTGGCCGACTTCATCGATGAGGTGATGAGCCTGTTCCAGCAGCAGCCGACGCCGGGTGAGATCCTGGTGCAGCGGGTCGGCTTCCAACGCAACGCCGAGGCGGAGGACCGCTTCGACGAGGCCGTGACGATGCTCAACGAGATTGCCCGCAAGGCGCGCGACGCGCGGAAGTAA
- a CDS encoding DUF1127 domain-containing protein, whose protein sequence is MLASVARFVRLWYRTRRAYRELELLDDRGLEDIGLNPCEASRHRMRL, encoded by the coding sequence ATGTTGGCATCGGTGGCTCGCTTTGTACGGCTCTGGTATCGCACGCGACGAGCTTATCGGGAGCTGGAGCTTCTCGACGACAGGGGCTTAGAAGACATTGGCCTCAACCCCTGCGAGGCATCTCGTCACCGCATGAGGCTCTGA
- a CDS encoding Cache 3/Cache 2 fusion domain-containing protein, with the protein MKGEDTIAGKTVPVLYFGQTKMNGDFSLVDSVQKEVGGTATLFVRSGGEFVRVSTNVKKDDGSRAVGTVLDPKGKAIAAVAKGEAYFGEADILGKPYTTGYEPIRDASSGVIGVYYVGYPKK; encoded by the coding sequence GTGAAGGGCGAGGACACGATCGCCGGGAAGACCGTCCCGGTCCTCTACTTCGGCCAGACCAAGATGAACGGCGACTTCTCCCTGGTCGACAGCGTGCAGAAGGAGGTCGGCGGGACCGCGACCCTGTTCGTCAGGAGCGGCGGTGAGTTCGTCCGCGTCTCGACGAACGTGAAGAAGGATGATGGCTCGCGTGCCGTCGGCACGGTCCTGGATCCGAAGGGGAAGGCCATCGCGGCCGTCGCGAAGGGCGAGGCCTATTTCGGCGAGGCCGACATCCTGGGCAAGCCCTACACCACGGGCTACGAGCCGATCCGCGATGCGAGCAGCGGCGTTATCGGAGTTTACTACGTCGGCTACCCGAAGAAGTAG
- a CDS encoding universal stress protein, with the protein MYQHILVPTDGTPLSASAVKEAVSLAKTVGAKVTVLTVIHRLPTLGLGPSYPYADEFSRHAHADAERTLTEAEQEARCLIPGFDGAVFSREWKDALWARFSTGAPRRQRQSVERYSIVKRA; encoded by the coding sequence ATGTACCAGCATATCCTTGTCCCTACTGATGGGACGCCACTTTCCGCCTCGGCCGTAAAAGAAGCTGTTTCGCTCGCCAAGACTGTTGGGGCGAAGGTGACAGTTCTCACGGTAATCCACCGGCTTCCAACTTTGGGGTTGGGGCCGTCGTACCCGTACGCCGATGAATTCAGTCGACATGCCCATGCCGACGCCGAGCGTACGCTCACGGAGGCCGAGCAGGAGGCTAGGTGTTTGATCCCAGGGTTTGATGGTGCAGTTTTCTCACGAGAGTGGAAGGACGCGCTATGGGCCAGGTTCAGCACGGGAGCGCCACGACGACAGCGGCAGTCCGTCGAGCGATACAGCATAGTCAAGCGAGCCTGA
- a CDS encoding IS481 family transposase produces the protein MGQVQHGSATTTAAVRRAIQHSQASLRALAARYGVNPKTVAKWKKRSSVADRKTGPTEHRSTVLTAENEAVIVAFRRHTLLPLDDCLYALQPTIPHLTRSSLHRCLQRHGISRLPEVDGDKPLRAKFKRYPLGYFHIDIAEVHTKEGRLYLLVAIDRTSKFAFAELHEKATRRVAGNFLRALAAAVPYKIHTVLTDNGTHFTEPSGNTWTPEEIRAMRAEKVLFRCHSFEGACADLNIEHRLTKPRHPWTNGQVERMNRTIKDATVKRFYYDSHSQLRQHLADFVAAYNFARRLKTLRGLTPYEAICKAWTEEPSRFTQNPHHQIPGPNS, from the coding sequence ATGGGCCAGGTTCAGCACGGGAGCGCCACGACGACAGCGGCAGTCCGTCGAGCGATACAGCATAGTCAAGCGAGCCTGAGGGCGTTGGCGGCCCGTTACGGCGTCAACCCGAAGACCGTCGCGAAGTGGAAGAAGCGGTCCTCGGTGGCTGACCGGAAGACGGGGCCAACGGAACACCGGTCTACGGTGCTGACGGCCGAGAACGAGGCGGTGATCGTCGCCTTTCGCCGGCACACCCTGCTGCCACTCGACGACTGCCTCTACGCCCTGCAGCCGACGATCCCGCACCTTACACGCTCAAGCCTGCACCGGTGCCTGCAGCGCCATGGCATCTCGCGGCTCCCCGAAGTGGATGGCGACAAGCCGCTACGTGCAAAATTCAAGCGCTACCCGCTCGGCTACTTCCACATCGATATCGCCGAGGTGCACACCAAAGAAGGCCGACTCTACCTGCTTGTGGCGATCGACCGGACCTCCAAGTTCGCCTTCGCCGAGTTGCACGAGAAGGCCACGCGCCGGGTCGCCGGCAACTTCCTGCGGGCCCTTGCTGCCGCCGTTCCCTACAAGATCCACACGGTGCTCACCGACAACGGCACGCATTTCACCGAGCCGTCCGGGAACACTTGGACGCCGGAAGAGATCAGAGCGATGCGCGCCGAGAAGGTGCTGTTCCGCTGCCACTCCTTTGAGGGCGCCTGCGCCGACCTCAACATCGAGCACCGTCTCACGAAGCCGCGCCATCCCTGGACGAATGGTCAAGTTGAGCGGATGAACCGCACGATCAAGGACGCCACCGTCAAGCGCTTCTACTACGACAGCCACAGTCAGCTTCGGCAGCACCTCGCCGACTTCGTGGCCGCCTATAACTTCGCCCGCCGCCTCAAGACGCTACGCGGCCTCACGCCCTACGAAGCTATCTGCAAAGCTTGGACGGAGGAGCCCTCTAGGTTCACCCAGAACCCGCACCACCAAATCCCGGGACCAAACAGCTAG
- a CDS encoding SulP family inorganic anion transporter, producing MTGLGSTVQAFRHGAPSELRFNIVAGLTAAAVVLPKAMAFATVAGLPVAVGLYTAFVPAVIYGLLGSSRVLSVSSTTTLAILTGAELGSVVPDGDPAKLTAATATLTALVGVLLLAARLMKLGFVASFISVPVLTGFKAGIGVVILLDQAPKLFGLHVTKQSFFADLAGLIQHLPETSLLTLAVAVTTLAALASMECLRPHSPAPLVTVAAAIAASWLLGLGAAGVPVIGAIPQGLPSLTLPDLALIQALLPGAMGIALMSFTESIAAGRAFVRPGDPPIDANCELVATGAANLGGALLGAMPAGGGASQTGIVRAAGGRTQAASLVTAAASLATMLLLAPILGLLPQATLAALVIVYSAGLIQPREFRAIHRVRRMEFHWAVVAAVGVLVFGTLQGIVVAIVLSFVGLALQTAHPPVSVVARKRGADVLRPLSPEHPDDETFEGLLILRPEGRLYFANAQNVGERIRTLIAEHKPRVVVLDLSRVPDIEYSALQMLQEGVRRTSVTLWLVDCNPGVLDMVRRAGLDHELGPDRLLFNARTAIERYRKLQAPSAPG from the coding sequence ATGACGGGCCTCGGATCGACGGTGCAGGCCTTCCGGCACGGCGCGCCGTCAGAGCTTCGTTTCAACATCGTGGCAGGCCTCACGGCCGCGGCCGTCGTCCTGCCCAAGGCGATGGCCTTCGCCACCGTAGCCGGATTGCCGGTGGCGGTCGGCCTCTACACCGCCTTCGTTCCGGCGGTCATCTACGGGCTTCTGGGCTCGTCGCGCGTCCTCAGCGTCAGCTCGACGACGACGCTGGCCATCCTGACGGGTGCTGAACTCGGCAGCGTGGTACCCGACGGCGATCCGGCGAAGCTCACTGCCGCAACGGCAACGCTGACGGCCCTGGTCGGCGTTCTGCTCCTCGCAGCGCGGCTGATGAAGCTCGGCTTCGTGGCGAGCTTCATATCCGTGCCGGTGTTGACGGGGTTCAAAGCCGGGATCGGGGTCGTCATTCTGCTGGACCAAGCCCCCAAGCTCTTCGGGCTGCACGTCACGAAACAATCCTTCTTCGCGGACTTGGCGGGCCTCATACAGCACCTGCCCGAGACCTCCCTCCTGACCCTGGCGGTCGCAGTGACCACGCTGGCGGCGCTTGCCAGCATGGAGTGTCTCAGGCCGCATTCACCGGCCCCGCTGGTCACGGTGGCGGCCGCCATCGCCGCCTCGTGGCTGCTGGGCCTGGGCGCCGCGGGGGTGCCCGTCATCGGAGCCATCCCGCAGGGCCTTCCCTCCCTGACCCTGCCGGATCTCGCCCTCATCCAGGCGCTCCTGCCGGGCGCCATGGGTATCGCGCTGATGAGCTTCACCGAGAGCATCGCCGCGGGGCGGGCTTTTGTCAGACCCGGCGATCCGCCGATCGACGCCAATTGCGAGCTGGTCGCGACCGGAGCGGCCAACCTGGGGGGCGCCCTGCTCGGAGCCATGCCGGCAGGCGGCGGAGCCTCTCAGACCGGGATCGTACGGGCAGCGGGAGGCCGGACGCAGGCGGCCTCGCTCGTGACGGCCGCGGCATCGCTTGCCACGATGCTGCTCCTGGCCCCGATCTTGGGTCTTCTGCCGCAGGCGACCCTCGCGGCGTTGGTCATTGTCTACTCGGCGGGCCTGATCCAGCCGAGGGAATTCCGGGCCATCCATCGGGTGCGGCGGATGGAATTCCATTGGGCGGTCGTGGCAGCCGTCGGAGTCCTGGTCTTCGGAACGCTGCAGGGCATCGTCGTCGCCATCGTTCTCTCATTCGTCGGCCTCGCCCTCCAGACCGCTCACCCACCGGTCTCGGTCGTCGCGCGCAAGCGCGGGGCCGATGTCCTGCGCCCTCTGTCACCTGAGCATCCCGATGACGAAACGTTCGAGGGCCTCTTGATCCTGCGGCCCGAGGGGCGCCTCTACTTCGCCAACGCGCAGAACGTAGGCGAGAGGATCCGGACGCTGATCGCCGAGCACAAGCCGCGCGTCGTCGTCCTCGACCTCAGCCGCGTGCCTGACATCGAGTATTCGGCACTGCAGATGCTACAGGAGGGCGTGCGGCGAACCAGCGTGACCCTCTGGCTCGTCGACTGCAATCCGGGCGTGCTCGACATGGTGCGGCGCGCAGGTCTCGATCACGAACTTGGCCCCGACCGCCTGTTGTTCAACGCCCGAACGGCGATCGAGCGCTACAGGAAGCTTCAGGCGCCCTCGGCACCCGGCTAG
- a CDS encoding IS701 family transposase, giving the protein MDPWNTPLADPPRFAAYVDTLSDALGHADRVAPLKAYCTGLLLPGARKSIEPMAARIAPARVQATHQSLHHFVAKGEWSDTALLARVRAAVLPMIESQGPIQAWIVDDTSFPKKGRHSVGVGRQYCGQVGKQDNCQVAVTLSLANAQASLPVAYRLYLPEAWALDPERRRKAGVPAAIRFQTKPQIALDQIRAAHADKLPPGLVLADAGYGIDTAFRTALTELGLPYSLGIQSSTSLWSPGTTPLPPKPWSGRGRPPTRVRRSPDHKPLSAEKLARSLPEEAWQCVTWRAGTNGLLVSRFAAERVRPAHRDELRHEPRPEEWVLIEWPQGEAAPTKYWLSSLPPETPLTELVSQTKLRWRIERDYQELKQEIGLGHYEGRGWRGFHHHASLCIAAYGFLVSERGRIPPSASEFVRLQTPVLPADYRPRGAPDPARASRA; this is encoded by the coding sequence ATGGATCCCTGGAACACCCCGCTGGCCGACCCGCCGCGCTTTGCGGCCTATGTCGACACGCTCTCGGACGCCCTTGGCCATGCGGATCGGGTGGCGCCGCTGAAGGCTTACTGCACCGGTCTCCTCCTGCCGGGCGCGCGCAAGAGCATCGAGCCCATGGCAGCGCGGATCGCGCCAGCGCGTGTTCAGGCCACCCATCAGTCCCTGCACCACTTTGTGGCCAAGGGCGAATGGTCAGACACTGCTTTGCTGGCCCGGGTCCGTGCCGCTGTTCTGCCGATGATCGAGAGCCAAGGCCCAATCCAAGCCTGGATCGTCGATGACACGAGCTTCCCCAAGAAGGGCCGACACTCGGTCGGGGTGGGGCGGCAGTATTGCGGACAGGTCGGCAAGCAGGACAATTGCCAAGTGGCCGTGACGCTCTCGCTGGCTAATGCCCAGGCCAGCCTGCCGGTCGCCTATCGCCTCTACCTGCCGGAAGCCTGGGCCCTGGATCCCGAGCGGCGCAGGAAGGCTGGCGTGCCCGCGGCGATCCGCTTCCAGACCAAGCCGCAGATCGCGCTGGATCAGATCCGTGCCGCTCACGCCGACAAGCTGCCGCCCGGTCTCGTGCTGGCGGATGCCGGATACGGGATCGACACAGCCTTCCGCACGGCCCTGACGGAGTTGGGCTTGCCCTACAGTCTCGGCATTCAGTCTTCGACCAGCCTGTGGTCACCCGGAACGACACCGCTGCCACCCAAACCCTGGAGCGGGCGCGGCCGGCCGCCGACCCGGGTGCGGCGCAGCCCCGATCACAAGCCGCTCTCGGCTGAGAAGCTGGCCCGGTCTCTGCCAGAGGAAGCTTGGCAGTGTGTCACATGGCGTGCCGGCACGAACGGGCTGTTGGTGTCGCGCTTTGCGGCAGAGCGGGTGCGTCCGGCTCATCGCGATGAGCTGCGACACGAGCCCCGTCCCGAGGAATGGGTCCTGATCGAGTGGCCGCAGGGCGAGGCCGCGCCCACCAAGTACTGGCTCTCGAGCCTGCCACCCGAGACGCCCCTGACCGAGCTCGTCAGCCAGACCAAACTGCGCTGGCGCATTGAGCGGGACTATCAAGAGCTGAAGCAGGAGATCGGATTGGGTCACTACGAGGGCCGGGGCTGGCGCGGCTTCCATCATCACGCCAGCTTGTGCATCGCTGCTTACGGGTTTCTGGTCTCTGAGCGGGGCCGGATTCCCCCCTCGGCATCCGAGTTCGTCAGGCTCCAAACACCTGTCCTACCCGCCGATTACAGACCCCGCGGCGCCCCCGATCCGGCCCGAGCGTCACGTGCCTGA
- a CDS encoding IS1182 family transposase: MAKVFRSWDVDQGWLLPPSLHEFVPPGHRAHFVRDTVREALDLSAILDTYTEERGYPPYHPGMMVALLLYGYSRGLYSSRQLARACEERVDVMAVTGLNRPDFRTIADFRKRHLVALSDLFVQVLRLCRAAGLVEFAHVAVDGTKLKANASRHKAMSYGRMKTAEPALAAEVDAWLERAREADAAEDQAHGAGRRGDETPDWMADKQRRLEAIRAAKAALEAEAADPPDPEDENGPGASSGMRWQGRPLRGDDGSPPDRAQRNFTDPDSRILPTRDGFVQGYNGQIAVDAAHQVIVAHRLVTNSADYRALVPLVDGVRAHLRRKPREVSGDAGFANEANLVALRERGITGYLAPGRARHGEADAAGRRRLTKMPLMSAMAARLKRAGRRSRYRLRKQVVEPVFGQIKQARGFRPFLMRGLEQVRGEWAMICTAHNLLKLAQADR, from the coding sequence ATGGCCAAGGTGTTTCGCTCCTGGGACGTCGATCAGGGCTGGCTGCTGCCGCCCTCGCTGCACGAGTTCGTGCCACCCGGGCACAGGGCGCACTTCGTGCGCGACACGGTGCGCGAGGCGCTCGACCTCTCGGCCATTCTCGACACCTACACCGAGGAGCGCGGCTACCCGCCCTACCATCCGGGCATGATGGTGGCGCTCCTGCTCTACGGCTACAGCCGAGGCCTGTACTCCTCGCGCCAGCTCGCCCGCGCCTGCGAGGAGCGGGTCGATGTCATGGCGGTGACCGGCCTGAACCGGCCCGACTTCCGAACCATCGCCGACTTCCGCAAGCGCCACCTCGTGGCCCTGTCGGACCTGTTCGTGCAGGTGCTGCGCCTGTGTCGGGCGGCCGGTCTCGTCGAGTTCGCTCACGTGGCGGTGGATGGCACCAAGCTGAAGGCAAACGCCTCGCGCCACAAAGCGATGAGCTACGGGCGGATGAAGACGGCCGAGCCGGCCCTGGCGGCCGAGGTGGACGCTTGGCTGGAGCGAGCGCGCGAGGCTGACGCGGCGGAGGATCAGGCTCACGGTGCCGGCCGTCGGGGCGACGAAACGCCGGACTGGATGGCCGACAAGCAGCGACGGCTGGAAGCAATCCGCGCCGCCAAGGCCGCGCTGGAAGCGGAGGCCGCAGATCCGCCCGATCCGGAGGACGAGAACGGGCCGGGTGCCTCGTCGGGCATGCGTTGGCAGGGTCGGCCACTGCGCGGTGACGACGGCAGTCCGCCCGACCGGGCGCAGCGCAACTTCACCGACCCGGACAGCCGGATCCTGCCCACGCGCGACGGCTTCGTGCAGGGCTACAACGGTCAGATCGCGGTCGACGCCGCGCATCAGGTGATCGTCGCGCACCGCCTCGTGACCAACTCGGCCGACTACCGCGCCCTCGTGCCGCTTGTGGACGGGGTCCGCGCTCATCTCAGGCGCAAGCCGCGGGAGGTCTCGGGCGATGCCGGGTTTGCCAACGAGGCGAACCTCGTCGCGCTCAGGGAGCGGGGCATTACGGGCTACCTCGCTCCGGGCCGGGCGCGACACGGCGAGGCGGATGCGGCCGGCCGCCGGAGGCTGACCAAGATGCCGTTGATGAGCGCGATGGCCGCCCGCCTAAAACGGGCTGGCCGCCGCAGTCGCTATCGCCTCAGGAAGCAGGTGGTTGAGCCGGTGTTCGGGCAGATCAAGCAGGCCCGAGGCTTCCGACCGTTCCTGATGAGAGGGCTTGAGCAGGTCCGGGGCGAGTGGGCGATGATCTGCACGGCCCATAACCTCCTGAAGCTGGCACAGGCCGACCGTTGA
- a CDS encoding phosphoketolase yields MDAIVKNRRQPKRAAHTPELALIDAYWRAANYLSVGQIYLYDNPLLKERLTKEHIKPRLLGHWGTTPGLNFVYVHLNRLIKKHDLDMIYITGPGHGGPGLIANAYLEGTYSEVYPHISADAEGMKRLFKQFSFPGGIPSHVAPETPGSMHEGGELGYSLSHAYGAAFDNPDLIVACVVGDGEAETGPLATSWHSNKFLSPVTDGTVLPILHLNGYKIANPTVLARISREELEHLFRGYGYTPHFVEGHEPAEMHQRMASTLDAVLRDIRRIKTDARDRGFTGRPLWPMIVLRTPKGWTCPAEIDGRRTEDYWRSHQVPMGEMHDNPAHVQILEDWMKSYRPGDLFDEAGRLRPEIAELAPKGERRMSANPHANGGAMLRDLRLPDFRDYAVTVTTPGVAVAESTRVMGRFLRDVLQLNAEARNFRLFSPDENNSNRWQDALEVTNRAWVAETLPWDDHLAPDGRVMEMLSEHQCQGWLEGYLLTGRHGFFSCYEAFIHIIDSMFNQHAKWLKVCNHIPWRRPIGSLNYLLSSHVWRQDHNGFSHQDPGFIDHVVNKKAEIVRVYLPPDANCLLSVTDHCLRSRNYINVVVAGKQPAPQWLTMDQAVKHCAAGLGIWDWASNDRGSEPDVVMACCGDVPTLETLAAVDLLRRHAPDLKVRVINVVNLMKLQPSTEHPHGLSDQDFDALFTTDKPVVFAFHGYPWLIHRLVYRRHGHRNFHVRGYKEEGTTSTPFDMCVMNDIDRFHLVSDVIDRVPGLAARAAYAKQAIRDKLIDHREYICRHGDDMPDVSGWSWSQMATARAAHSTESDNV; encoded by the coding sequence ATGGACGCGATCGTCAAAAATCGGCGGCAGCCCAAGCGAGCGGCGCACACGCCAGAGCTCGCCCTGATCGATGCCTATTGGCGGGCGGCGAACTACCTGTCGGTCGGCCAGATCTACCTGTACGACAATCCTCTGCTGAAGGAACGGCTGACCAAGGAGCACATCAAGCCTCGCCTGCTCGGTCACTGGGGCACAACACCGGGCCTGAACTTCGTCTACGTTCATCTCAATCGTCTCATCAAGAAGCACGATCTCGATATGATCTACATCACCGGGCCGGGACACGGTGGTCCGGGCCTGATCGCGAATGCCTATCTCGAAGGGACCTACAGCGAAGTCTACCCGCACATCTCCGCCGACGCCGAGGGCATGAAGCGTCTGTTCAAGCAATTCTCCTTCCCCGGTGGGATTCCGAGCCACGTCGCCCCCGAAACGCCGGGTTCGATGCACGAGGGCGGCGAGCTGGGCTATTCCCTCTCGCACGCCTACGGGGCAGCCTTCGACAATCCCGATCTCATCGTCGCCTGCGTCGTCGGTGACGGCGAGGCCGAGACCGGGCCCCTGGCGACCAGCTGGCACTCGAACAAATTTCTCAGCCCGGTGACCGACGGGACGGTCCTGCCGATCCTGCACCTCAATGGGTACAAGATCGCGAATCCGACCGTCCTGGCCCGGATCAGCCGCGAGGAACTCGAACATCTCTTCCGCGGATACGGCTACACGCCCCACTTCGTCGAAGGCCATGAGCCGGCCGAGATGCACCAGCGCATGGCCTCCACCCTGGACGCGGTGCTGCGTGACATCCGACGGATCAAGACCGACGCGCGTGACAGAGGTTTCACGGGCCGACCGCTCTGGCCGATGATCGTTCTACGCACGCCCAAGGGGTGGACGTGTCCCGCGGAAATCGACGGCAGGCGCACCGAGGATTATTGGCGCTCGCATCAGGTGCCGATGGGCGAGATGCACGACAATCCGGCCCACGTGCAGATCCTCGAAGACTGGATGAAGTCCTACCGGCCCGGCGATCTCTTCGACGAGGCCGGCCGGCTGCGCCCCGAGATCGCCGAACTCGCCCCGAAGGGCGAGCGCCGCATGAGCGCGAACCCACACGCTAACGGCGGCGCGATGCTCCGCGACCTCCGGCTGCCGGATTTTCGCGACTACGCCGTCACCGTGACCACGCCCGGCGTTGCCGTGGCGGAATCCACGCGCGTGATGGGACGCTTCCTGCGCGACGTCCTGCAATTGAACGCCGAAGCACGGAACTTCAGGCTGTTCAGCCCGGACGAGAACAATTCAAACCGCTGGCAGGACGCCCTCGAGGTCACGAACCGCGCCTGGGTCGCCGAGACGTTGCCGTGGGACGATCACCTCGCGCCCGACGGCCGCGTGATGGAGATGCTGAGCGAACATCAGTGTCAGGGCTGGCTCGAGGGCTACCTGCTGACGGGACGGCACGGCTTCTTCTCCTGCTACGAGGCCTTCATCCACATCATCGACTCGATGTTCAACCAGCACGCCAAGTGGCTGAAGGTCTGCAACCACATCCCCTGGCGCCGGCCGATCGGATCGCTGAACTACCTGCTGTCGAGCCATGTCTGGCGTCAGGACCACAACGGGTTCAGCCATCAGGATCCCGGTTTCATCGATCATGTCGTGAACAAGAAGGCAGAGATCGTCCGCGTCTACTTGCCACCTGATGCCAATTGCCTGCTCTCAGTGACTGATCACTGCTTGCGGAGCCGGAACTACATCAACGTCGTCGTGGCGGGCAAGCAGCCGGCGCCCCAGTGGCTCACCATGGATCAGGCGGTCAAGCACTGCGCGGCCGGGCTCGGGATATGGGACTGGGCGAGCAACGATCGCGGCAGCGAGCCGGACGTGGTGATGGCCTGCTGCGGGGACGTGCCGACCCTGGAGACGCTCGCGGCCGTCGACCTCCTGCGCCGCCACGCTCCGGATCTCAAGGTGCGCGTCATCAACGTCGTGAACCTGATGAAGCTGCAGCCCAGCACGGAGCATCCGCACGGCCTGTCGGACCAGGATTTCGACGCCCTGTTCACGACGGACAAGCCGGTCGTCTTCGCCTTCCACGGGTACCCGTGGCTCATCCACCGGCTGGTCTATCGCCGTCACGGCCACCGGAACTTCCATGTGCGCGGCTACAAGGAAGAAGGCACGACGAGCACGCCGTTCGACATGTGCGTGATGAACGACATCGACCGGTTCCATCTCGTCAGCGACGTCATCGACCGCGTGCCGGGGCTGGCCGCCCGGGCGGCCTACGCCAAGCAGGCGATCCGGGACAAGCTGATCGATCACCGCGAGTACATCTGCCGGCACGGCGACGACATGCCCGACGTGTCCGGCTGGTCGTGGAGCCAGATGGCGACGGCGCGGGCCGCACACTCGACGGAGAGCGACAATGTATGA
- a CDS encoding HAD family hydrolase has product MRPALLAAIFDVDGVLVDSPHERAWREALAGFLDPEGFTTAFYQAHVAGKRRVEGARATLERLGGPQAAARTAEYAARKQALIDRLIAEGSFAVFPDAMRFSAALKAAGLRLALASSSRNAAAMLARLKLPDGRTLLSLFDADLSGREVPKGKPDPALFLLAAEAVETPPARCVVVEDAPAGIRAARAGGMAALGIARLGDEALLREAGADLVVTSLDEVAVTALAEGALRARAVTEPVADA; this is encoded by the coding sequence GTGAGACCGGCACTCCTCGCAGCGATCTTCGACGTGGACGGCGTGCTCGTCGATTCGCCGCACGAGCGCGCTTGGCGCGAGGCGCTGGCAGGGTTCCTCGACCCGGAAGGCTTCACCACCGCCTTCTATCAGGCGCACGTCGCCGGGAAGCGGCGCGTCGAGGGCGCTCGGGCGACTTTGGAGCGGCTCGGCGGACCGCAGGCCGCCGCCCGGACCGCGGAATACGCGGCCAGGAAGCAGGCCCTCATCGACCGGCTGATCGCGGAGGGCAGCTTCGCGGTGTTCCCGGACGCCATGCGCTTCTCCGCCGCGCTGAAGGCCGCAGGGCTGCGGCTGGCGCTGGCCTCCTCGTCGAGGAACGCCGCCGCCATGCTGGCCCGCCTGAAGCTGCCGGATGGGCGCACGCTTCTCTCGCTGTTCGACGCCGATCTCAGCGGCCGCGAGGTGCCGAAGGGCAAGCCGGACCCCGCGCTCTTCCTCCTCGCGGCCGAAGCCGTGGAGACGCCGCCGGCGCGGTGCGTCGTGGTGGAGGACGCGCCCGCCGGCATCCGGGCGGCGCGTGCCGGCGGGATGGCCGCCCTCGGGATCGCCCGGCTCGGCGACGAGGCGCTTCTGCGCGAGGCGGGTGCCGATCTCGTCGTGACGAGCCTCGATGAGGTGGCGGTCACCGCCCTGGCCGAGGGCGCGTTGCGCGCCCGGGCCGTCACGGAGCCCGTCGCAGATGCTTGA